In Accipiter gentilis chromosome 33, bAccGen1.1, whole genome shotgun sequence, the genomic window CCCCCTCTGCAATAGCTGCCCAGGCAGCCCCCGTCCTCAGTACTCTGCCTGGCCAGCTGCAGAGCCTGGTCCTCGCTCCTCCCAGGTTACAAAGATCCGGGATCTCTTTCCCAATCTGGGCAGAAGGATTACCTGGAGGGGATGGTTTCTGCTAGAGGATTGCATGCATCTGCTCATAAACAGGCAGGACAGCGGGGAAGGAGTCATCACCAAACTCAGACACAGAGATGGACATCGAGACGCACATTTCTCTGGACAGTAACCTGCAAAATAGTGACTGAAGTGATTTCAGGGGCATTTGGGGATTGCCGGTAGAGGATTTGGGGGACAAAGATCAGTAACAGTGTCAGCAATGAAAACACTGTGTTGCTCAAGGAGGTGATTTTACTGGGGTGGTAGGCAAGCAAAGAGAATTAGAGCTGCCACCTGTAAGTAGACCTACTCCCGCCTGCAGTCCTGAATTAGCACATCTTCATGCCACCATCGTTCCAACCCCTCCTTGGTCAGCCTTCTCTTCCGTGAGGACTTTCTTGCCAGCTGCACTCTGGGCCATGCATTATTGTGGGCTTTCCCTCCTGTGTCCTGCTTCCCCCATTGCATCACCAGTGGTCTAGCTGAGTCCTGTGACCTGGCACGTGACAGCAATCCAGCACGGGTCCTGTCCCTTAATGCTGCCCTTGAAATCACATAGACCACAACATGTCCATGACACAGATTTTCACTGGGAAACAAACACCTTGCCCCAGTGTTGTAGATGAAATAGGAGCTCCAGATTAAGGTAATCCatgtttcagaataaaatagGGTGCTTTATTTGGCAAGAAAAAAAGTACATCGGGTCCAAATGGAAGTAAACAAGACCTCAGAGTCCTTTTCTCTGTGTAAAGCCACTTCCTCAGAAGGTGTGTTCAGGCAATGACAGAAGGGCTATAAAGGGAACCCAAGATGCTCATACCCACACTTTGATTTAGACATGGCCATACAGAGTTTGCTGCAGTACGTGGGCTCTAGCTTGCTGCTGTAtttggcagcagggctggtcgCTCTTCTTTACTTTCTTACCAGCTTGAAGAAATCGGTTTGCAGTTTGCCTCCTGGGCCACGACCTCTTCCTCTGATTGGAAACTTGAATGTGGTGGACCTGAAAAAGCCGTTCCAGTCGCTGACAGAGGTAGGGTCTGAGTgagcaggcaggaggaaaacAGGCAATTCCTGAAGCAAGAAATGCAACTAAGGAAATGGAGATGTAATTGTGTTTGCGTTGTGTGGAGGGCAGAAATGAGATATTTGGCGTATAGGCAGACTGGCAGGGTGACTTTACCTTCAGaggtatacacacatacatatatttatatatataaacataataCACACATTCCTTCCTTCATACACACACAAGTGTAGACCTCCACCTCTTGCAATCAGCTCCATATTGTTGGTATTTTGAGCCCCTCAGAGGCTGCAGGTAGAAGACCCGAGTTGGGCCAGCCTGCTGACAGATCAGGACTATTTGCCATCAAGAGATGTCTCACTGCAGACAGACCTCTCCCACTGAAGGCAGTTagtaaggaaggaaagaaggaaggaaggaaggaagaaaggaagggaggaagggaggaagggtaTCATCCCCTGCAATGCAAAGCTCAACTCTGCCTCCCCAACCCTTctcctgcacacacacactggCCAGGGTTATTTAAGACTTGATGCATGGCTTTTATATGTCTAGGTAAACaaattgctttttcttatgcAGCTCTATGGATACTTAtatttctaaaagagaaaaaaaatacttcagtagtATAAAGCCAGGTGCAATGCTCGTTTCAGAAAGTGTCTGCTGTGTTCCCATAGGGAGGTGGGGACAAGCCAATGTGAATTCAGATTTCTTCTGGTTGCTGTAGGGACAGTTGAGGTGCTGTGAGTGACCTGTGTGTGTGCCTACCAGACATCTATGACCGGGGAAACCCAGTCCCCAGTGAACTCCTTCAGCCACCTGAAGAGCTGCAGTGAGGGGGCAGTGCAAACACTGAGATTCTCCAGTTAGACATAGAAGAAAGGGTATCCCGGGCTGCAAAAGTACAGAATTCCTATAACAGTCATGCAGTGTTCATCTGCCTTGATTTATGGTGCAGAGGACTGTGCAGAGCACAGTTTTGATGGGCTTCTGGTTCTGAGCTCCCATCTGATCATATGTATGTTTGAGGCTGCTGGtatggaagaaaaactgattttggTGATACTGGAGGATTTTATGATACAAATGTCACAGGAAGGCACCAGACTCATTTCCTATAATCTGCCAAGCAGCTTTCTTTaggctttcaggcctgccacatCCAATACTTATGTTGCTGAGAAAAAACAGGGTTGATGCCAAGAAGTACTAATGCAAAGAAATGACCAAAGGAAGGCTACGAGGCGGCTGTGATTCCCTGCCTCTGGCTCTGCCACACACTCTGTGAGCTGATGGGGATGAAAGAACCAGTGTTAATATTATCTCCCAAGCCGTCAAACCACCGTTTGATGAAAACAAATTCAATTTGTCTGGTGTAATAACAGGAGCTGCTTCTAATCTGAAATTCAATTTTCGGAATGTATCTAATGCATAGCAAATGGTAACCCAGGCACATCGGAAACAAGAAGACATTTGGAGCGGATGGCTTGCAGTGTGTTTAAACGAAGTCTAAAATACCGAGTGAATGATTAGATTGTCAAAGCCAGCCTTCTGTGTAACAGATGATTCATATTTAATTTGCTATAAAAGCCTAGAGCTCCTGTGACATTATCTACAAGAAAATGCTTCCTAGTTGGATTCAAGTTTCTGGTGGCCAGCAAATAATTTTGCAGTGACTGCAACACTACCCGCCTTGCCATAATTAGAGACAAGTGCTGTCCTGAAAGAAAGAGTTATTGTCTAGCTTTGTTTTTGTAGTGTTTGTGGCTTCAGCCTCAAAGATGTGTGCACGCCTGCTTGCCTCAGGTCAACAGCATTAAAATAAACAGGCCTGCCTGCTACAGCATTTTCTAACCAGCCTCTGAATGGTAGTATCACTACGCTGGCCTGTTACTGCAGAACACCACAGGAATGCAATGGCATTTTATTGACTTCTCTGATAGAAGCAGTGATAGCAGACACCTTGTTGTGCAAACAGGGTGCAAGCAGAGATGCTGGCAATTGATAGCTGTTGCTCATTAGTTGCATTACAGCAGCGCCTGGAGActtcaggcagggctgggaggctcCTTTGGGGCTAGAAACCATCTGGGGTGGCTAGTGCTAGCGTTTGGGTCCAGATCTGGTTTTGAAGGAACATATTTATTCACCTTGACAGCTCTCCAAGATATATGGCAATGTCTTCACTGTGTATTTTGGACCCAGGAAAGCTGTAGTACTGGCTGGATATGAAACCATCAAGGATGCCCTTTTAAATCACGCTGAAGAATTTGGAGAGAGGGCAGAAATACCCATATTCAGGAAAATGACACAAGGAAATGGTAAGTGACCTTCTGGTTGGTTAGTTCTTGCAGTTTGTATACGTTCATTATATTCTTACAGCAGAGAGTATCATCCTCTTACAGATTGCTTTTTGTTTATATAACAGTGTATCAAGCAGCTTTGGTACCAGTGTGTAAGAAGGCCTTATAAACGTTTATTAACCACGGGTAACATAAGGATGTTACACCTTTATTTTAGGCATAGCATTCAGCCATGGAGAGCTATGGAAAACTATGAGAAGATTCACCTTGTCCACACTGAGAGATTTTGGAATGGGAAGGAGAACCATTGAGATCCGAATCCTGGAGGAAGTAAATTCCCTTATCAAATATTTTGAATCCTATCATGGTGAGTGTTAAGACTTTCATCCAGAGACAGAAAACTTGTCTAGCAGAACAATAAAGATTAATGAAAGTTTAACTCGGAGCAAATGGTATCTCATGGTTAAAGTTCAGCATACGTTGAAGTAGGTTATTAAACCAAGGCCTTAAAACATTGAAACCGAGTTCCCTGCTATGCATTCTGGGTGGTGAATGAGTTTTTTCTTTGGGAGCTCAGGACTACATTTCCATAGGAAACCATATAGAAATAAGCATAATCACACCAtcatttgttttcattgcttGAAATACAGGGAAACCGTTTGATACGAAGATGATACTCAACAATGCTGTATCCAATGTCATCTGCTCTGTATTGTTTGGAGAGAGGTTTGAATATGATGATCCTGTATTTCTAACTTTGCTGAAGCTGATAAATGAAAACACTAAGCTGTTGGGCTCCCCTATGGTGCTGGTAAGAGCTTGATTTTATGTTTTAGCTTTTAGGTTTCGGGGGGATATCCGGTTGCCCATGTTTGTCCTCCTGGCCTCCCATGTCTTGCTTCTTGAGAACAAGAACATTATCAGCCAGCCAGCAGCCTGTACAGAACACATCTGCAGTTCTGTATCCACAATGCACATATTCCCAGGGTCCTGCGCTTAGTCTTTGAAGCttattagtaaaagaaaaaacacaaagtcTTCACAAAAGGAACTACTTTACCCTCTCTGAAGAGCAGAAGCACAATATGTCTTTCATATCAGAGATCGGCCTTGAAATGCCATCTCAAATCTGCCTCCATTACACCTTCAGCAACTGTCTTAGTTCTGCCTCCCCTAGAACCAGGTTTgacaaacttctttttcttttattttggccACTGAAACTCAATCTTAGCAAACTAACAGCTGATATAAAGCCTGTTCCTTCCTGACACAAAGCTTCTGCTTTGAACTCCAGTGGAGTCGTCTTTCTGAGCTGCACTGAAGTCTGCAGCTGGCTGTAACTCCAGACCAGCTAAGCCCAAAAAGCACCACCTGAGCACAGGTCAGAGTTACACACCATGTACAGACACTATCCCAGGATGAGGCACCAGCTAACATCGGGTGTTTGTTTAATTGTCTGGCAGGGCAGCTAGTGGTCTCCTTGAAGATGTGCACAGCTCTCATGGGATGATGGGGGTGAGACCCCTCCTTTCTCCTGACAGCACATATCTCCATAGGACATACCGCAACGCTGTGCCCAGTCCAGCTGCTAGAACAGTGTAGTTGGGTCAGCTCGGTGCTGTGCCTAAGCTACTTGGCTTGGAAAGCACCGTGTTGACCCAGCAATATTGTCTGTCTGTGGAGGTGGCCAGTTCAACTCCCTTCTGCCATAGGATGTGACACATCCGAGGGCTTTCCCTGGAATAGGTACAATGCTCACTTTCCAATATTTCACATCTGAGACCCTCTGTCCCACCACCTACACAGCTGGAAGCCCTGAAAGAAGAGTAAGTTGATGAGTCTCCCAAAAGTCATGGCAAGGACCCATGCAGAGGTGTAACAGAGAAAACACTATTCCTGCAGCAATTCATAGCTCTTTGGACTGTACAAGAGAATGTGAGGGAATTACAGCCTGAAATGCCAGGGCGTGGGACAAGGGACCAGCAGTGTGATTTGAGACATCAGTATGTGTTCAAAATGCCAATTAACAGTAAGACTTCTCTTGCTCCACAGTTATATAATTTCTACCCATCCCTTGGATTCCTCTCTGGAGCTTCCAAGACTGTGCTACAAAATGTCAGTGAACTGAACGCTTTTCTCCAGAAGCTCTTCCAGGAACACAAAGAAGAGTTTAATGAAAATAACTTAACAGGCTTTGTTGATGCCTTTCTGATGAAGCAACAACAGGTACTTTAAAGCTAAGTCCCAGAGTCTTTCTATTCTCTTAGCTCTGACTTAATATTAGGACTGACCATCTGTCAGGGACTGGGAGTGAGTGGAAACAGAAGAACTGCAGTGAGCAGAATATGTCAAAGCTCATACTCACAGTGAGCTGCGCTGTACTTGCTCCACTGAAACTGCTGGTTAAAGGGATCTAATTGTCAAGATGTCCCGTGTGGGGGAAATAAGTTACCATTTATTGGGAGGAGATCATCCCAAACCTTCCTTCAAGAATGGTACAGTGATAAACTTCATTGCAGTAACTAAATTCCAACTAACCTAATATCTAGACCTGGGGATTGCACATAAGCTTGGGACCAGACAAATTCCATACAGCATAGGCCCTAATGCTAAAATACTAAACATTTAGTTTCCCAGAGCATATAAAGTCacaaaaagctaaaaatacagataaaaatggTGGCAACACAGCCACATATTGGTATCACTTGCTGTAGAATTTATGGCTATTACCTGTATTTTTTGAAGGAGTCAAAGAAACCCCACACTATGTTCAATAACAGAAACCTGTTGTTTTCAACCCTGGACCTCTTTGCCGCTGGGACTGAGACTACTTCTACAACTGTGCGCTGGGGACTTCTTCTGATGATGAAATACCCAGAAATTCAGAGTAAGGCTGAGAAGTCCTCTTGTACAATATACTGTTGCATGCTTAAAGCTTTGGTTGTGGAAGGGAGTGTAACTCATTCAGTGTTGTCTAGAGTAATTATTCTGAGTACTCTGAGAGAGATAACAACCGTTGACTTTACAAAGGAATTTTATTCAGCTGGATTGCAATAAACCAGCCCAGCCAAGTGGGAGAGGCTAAGGGCCAGTCTACAGTTACAGTTAAGCTCCCCCATCGTTATTCTCCTGCAGGCTATGGGCTTACGTCACTAAAGGTCTCCTCAGGAGCTGATTCTGATCTGATTTCTGTTGAAGGCTGTGGGGTAACAAAGGTGTGTGATCAGAATCAGGCATGGTGTGTGCTGTAGTGACTCCATTCAAGCTCCCATGGCTCAACaacaaacctgaaaaaaccacaccaTGCCCTGACTTACCCACTTCTGCTTTTCCCAAACACCCCTTaaagtttttgcttttcttcatcttgGCCAAACTGGAGGCCATTTCAGTTACAAGATAAGAGGGTTATCAGCTTCTTAATCCTTTCCTCCCTCCAAGGAAAGATTCAGGAAGAAATGGACCATGTCATTGAACCAGGAGAGCTGCCTAAGTTGGAGGACCGGAAAAAAATGCCTTACACAGATGCAGTGATACATGAAATACAAAGGTTTGCCAATATTGTACCAATGGGTGTATCACGATCAACTCCTACCGATGTGAATTTCCAAGGCTATGTGATTCCTAAGGTGAGCTTTGAGGCTAGCAGCTTGCACTGCACAGATTccttacagttttatttaaagcagacaggaagaaaaatataaaaatctaaagATAGCATGATGTGTGGTTTAATCTATGATGTGATCCCTTGTCTTAGATCCAGGACAGCTATTATAAACATGCGCTGGACTGTGGTCTGTTACAGCTGTTTGAATCCAGAATAACCAGAGAGTTAATTAAATGCCAAATATGGAACCTCTACTTCAGTATCTTTCTTGAAAGATCTGACTCTGTAAGAAGGGAATGTTTTGTGGTCCAAAAGGAGAGCAGCAGCTACTGATAACAGGCAGAGCCACAGTGGGGCAGGGAAACATCCCCCAGTTCTGTCTGCCATGGCTCAATCTTATTTGCCTCTTCacattagaaaaaagaaagcagcctgGATCAACTAGGAAAGTGATCTGCTCTAAACAGCTACTCTGAGTTTCTTTGATCCCTTTTAGGGTACAGAGATCATTCCGCTGCTGACCTCTGCTCTGAATGATGAGTTACACTGGAAAACCCCAGATCAGTTCAACCCTTCCCATTTCCTGGATGCTGATGGGAACTTCATTAGGAGAGAGGCATTTATTCCATTCTCCATAGGTGAGAGGGGTAATGTGTGCACCACCTGGGGCACAGTTCCCACGGATTTTAAGAAAGTATGCAAGTTGGGGGACACAGAACATAGGATAAGGGTTTTCTGGTAATTTGTCCTGTCAACCATTGCTGTAGGTAACCACTTCTCCCTTGGAAGATCTGGGAGACACTGGTTTACCCATGGTCACTGAATGGTCTCACATACCTACAGGCTTCTGTGTGGTTTGAGACCAAGTCAGTAGCACCTCTAATatacagagagaaggaaggaaaaatttcCTACCTCGGCAGCCTGCTCTTACAGACTGTACATCCAGTTTAGAAGGTCTCAGACATCAACACTAACAGTTATGGTGCTGATCGTTTACTTCTCTCCTGGTTGTTTTCAGGACGAAGGGCTTGCCTTGGAGAAGGACTGGCCAAAATGGAGCTGTTCCTCTTCTTTGCAGGCTTGCTCCGCAAATTTGTTTTCCAACCTGCTCCTGGAGTGGATAAGTCAGACCTAGATCTCACTGCTGATGTTGGTTTTACCTTGAACCCCATGCCTCACCTGGTCTGTGCTGTGCCCTACGAATGATCAGATGACATGGAGTTAGAGTAGTGAACACTTCAAGCTTGAAAGCAAGTCtagttacaggggaaaaaagctgtcTGTACCTGAGCTTTAGGGGAATGAAGACACTGGgcactgctctttttctctcattcatGCAATTCTTTCCAACAGCTCTTGCGGTGTCTGTATAAGGCAAACCCTTCAGACAACCCTGAGTACTGCTCTCAGAAACAGTGTGATTCATTCCTGGAACAGTCCATCAGAGATgcagttttcagggctgtttgAAAGAATGAAATGGCTTCAAGCCTCCTCTATAGATGTAACCCATTAGAGGCTCTCCCCTGAGAGCCTCCACAGAGAATTTCTCAGCCCAAAGTCCAAGCTTTATAGCAGAGCCGATTATCGATGGCCCAGCTGGAGACAACAGACACTTACTGGATCTGGAAATCTCCCCAGGACGGTTGTTCAGCTGAGCCTCAGACTGAGCTTCCATTGTGCGATACAACCTGCCTTATCTTTATTACAGAGTCCCAGACACGAGGGTGTAACATGGGCTGATGCCAAGAGCCAGGCAAGGGACAGTTATCAGAAAACATCTAAGTGGTTTGGGAAGCGGGTTCATTCCGACTCACACTAGGCACTTTATGCTGAAGAGCCTATTTATGATGGGGCCAATCTAgcagctttctgcttctgctaaGAAAGGCATTTCTACCACTCCATCACCTCTCCTGGCTTCATGCTGGCTCTGGCTCTTGTCTGATCCCTTACTGGGCCATCTTAGATCCCTAAACTGGCAAAGAATGACCAGCCACAGAAAGTGAGGAGTTTCTGAATCGGCGTGGCTAAAGCTGGACACAAGCCCGAGGCAGTGTGAGGGTGATGCAGCCTGGGGCTGGACAGCAGGACTGCCATGCTCCCATCGGAGAGCTGAGAGAGGCTCAGCCCTCTTCTCTGCTTGCACCTTAGGAGCCGTAGTTGCTCTCTAGATCCTCTCTACCctccacagagagagagaagaccCTTCGGTGGATGATTTAACTGCCATAAGGTCTGAATTGCTCACTCTCTCCATTGCCTGCAGGGTGAGCCATCATCCACAGGCTCCTAATTCAAACTTCAGTCTCATGTATCAGGTGTGTTGAGATGAATAGGGACAATATTTTCCATTTGACTGAAAATGGGGCTTCAACTCTTTAGAAAATGTTGCTGTCTGTCTTCAGCTCTACACCAGATACATAGCCCCTGGCATTTCAAGCTGTCTTCCCCTCCAGACATTCCTTGTGTCAGGGATAGGCAGCAAGGTCTCCAGGCAGAGTAACAGATCAGCCTGCACTACTGAGCAAATACCACTGCCACAGGCTCCCATGGAAGTTATATGTGCTCAGTactcagcaggagcagggccacTGCAATAAGAACTGCAAGCCAAATTTTGGTACTTGCAAAAAGTGCTTTGGCCACTTTTGTAGGAACCTAAGTCAACAAATTCAGAGCTGATAACGCTCATGTTCTGCCAGCAGAGATCCTGCATCGCTCTCAAGGCTAATAGGATTTTGAATGTAGTCACTGTGAAAATAGATGTAAAAACTGGTAATAGAGTCTGGAAGGAGAAGCAGGTTAGACTTTGTTACCAAGTTGCTCACCTGTACCATTAACTTGTCATACGGGGGTCTCTGTGGAAAGCTGGTGACACCCCAGAGACTGCAGCTGTCCTAGAGCAGCTGTTTGATTACTACAATTAATGATTTATTTCATGTAGCAGCCATTAGGAGTAGGAACAACTAGCTGTACCCGCAAGGCTACACCCACTGAGGTGAGTGTGATATGTATGTGAAATCTGAATGGTGGTGCAGGTACAAGAGAGGAGGCTGCTTCATGTGCTGTGAAACAGGCAAGAAACCACATGTGGGCTAGGGAGCAGTGAGTCACTGAAGATGCTTTTGTGTTGGTTTGGAGGCAGGAAAGGCAGGttaggatgaaaagaaaaaagggagaaacagaaagTTCCAGAGACTGAGGGGGCAATTACAGTAAATCTAGAACATAAAACTAAAATTGCTGTCATCTAAAGCTGACCTGTGctgcaaatagaaaagaaagaaaggaagagaatatgAAGGGATGACAAAGTAGAGCAGCCTTTGGCCAAGACACTGACTCTTCACACTAGCTTTAGTTCACGCAAATGAAGGCAGCACTCTAATAGTTGTACTGTACCTTGTACTTGTACGGGTACTGCACTTCTACGTGCATTGTACCATGGGTACAGCTCCAGCTTCTGGTTACATCTCAAGGAGTCTGCTTGACAAGCTATTTAATAAGAAAGCCTTCGCTGCTACACTTGCTTACgtttattttgctgttgctctATTTGCAGTCTAACTACTGCAAGCCTAACCTCATCTCCTACttaataaacaaatattttactcTGTTTCTGTTAATCTATCTGGTATTGCAGGATGAAGTTGATTTTGGGTCAAACTGATAAGGTTGGGCTGTACCACCTCACACTAGAGAGGCGAGCACAGGGATCCCTGGGCGGCACGCAGCCAAGACGTGTTTAGCAATGCAAAGAGCGAGCAGTACTTATAGCTGCAGACAGCTCAAAGGAAATAATTGAATTTCTAACTCCAGAAAATCACAACTGCTGTCTGAGACAGGACATGGCTCTGGAGGGCTCTCTGATGTGGCCTCTTACAGTGATTCCTGCCCTTGCTTAAAAGGAACTCATCACAGTAAAAGCCAGCAGGAGTTATCTGAGGCTGCAGTCCTGGATGCACTGCTGGTCAAGAAGGGGActggcagggaaggcagagagatTTGGGGGGATTTAAGTTAATTTAAAGGATGCAGGGCTGGTGCTTTACTGGCTGGCTCTCCCCAGGCTGGCTAACTGGCAGCAGAGTGGCTGCGCTTCGGGGTCGGTAGCTGATGCCTGTGCTCCACGTCCTCACCAGCACCACCTGGTTCACATCCTGTGGCAGGGGATTGCCACGGGGCACGGGGGACCGAGGACAACCCGGCTTCGAGCACCCCGAGGGGCCCGGCTGCCCCAGGAATGCACCCGGAGGGGTGTCAGTGCCTGGCAGGTGTTTTGTGCTCGGCTCTGTGTGCTCGGGCAGGGGAGCACGTAGCAGCGCTGCTCCAGAGCGAAACACGTACCAGACACATTACTGAGACAGGAATTTCTTGTCATCGCAAGAGCTTGACTTACCTTTGTCATTTTAATGCATTGCACTCAGagcctggtttaaaaaaaaccaatacGCGCCCCCCCCGGCTTTTCAGAGATAATTTAAGTCTCTTTCTGAAAGGCCTTTTTATGATTTCAGCAGCTCCCAGGGCAAGGATGAAATACCGGGAGAGTGGCAGCAACTTTTGCACTGCAGGGTGCTGCCGGTCAAACAAAACCCTGCAGGAACAAACATTTTGCACAGGGCGCAGAGCATGTGCCATTGCAAGTTCTCATCGCGGTGCCCGCGTTCTCCATCCTGTGCCAGCCCTGATCCTCCTTGCCTGTCTTTACAGCCCCTCTGCCGCTTTGCTCACTTGAGCAGGCAGGGTTGAGTCATCCTAGGCACGCTCTGGGGGAAACCGTTGCCTCCAGCCCATTTCTtggaaactaataaaaaaaaatgccagaaatgtTGCGACACACTTGCTTCTGCTTCTGGGCAGCTGGTGTGCTGTAACATCTCCACTCCACGCAGGCAGCTCCAGCGTGCAACCAAGCAGCCGTTTGGTCTGGGACCGTGCTAACCATGGCTATGCCCCAGTTCAGATTAGGTTCACTTCCTTCCCTACCTGCTTTGCACTTGCAAGGCTGAGGACCCATATTTGCTGAATAATGGCCTTTATATGAGCTAACCTTTGTATAAATGTACCTTTAGCCTTGCACTTCCTGATCATATAAGACAGCTCTTTCTTCCCTGAACAATCTTATTCCATTGGCTGTTTATTCCCAATATCCTCCTGAAAACCTCCATTCAACCCGGTAGATCTCAAttttttctgtgcaaaatttAAACCTTTATGAGGGATGCAAGCTCTAGGTCTTTCGTATCTTTGACTTAAAATAATGCCATTTTCCTGTCTTGGTCCCCTTCTGAAGCCTGTCAGGTCAGCTGGCTTCATTAATTTCATTAACTTCTTCCCTCTATCTCTTAGAAGCTGCTCTTGCAAAATGAAGAATCCTCCCAGAAGTTTCAAATCTAATTTTGTCTTTCCATTCCACTCATGAATCCAGTCATGATCACTTGATCCAAGCTAATTTTCCATGGCTAGCTATTACATGTCCTCTACTTCAGACACAAAGTCTGAAATCACATCCCTTCTGGGCAGTTCAGAGCCGACTTTATGAAGAAGTTTATGGTCTACAACCCCTAGGGATACATAGGCTTTACCATTATTAACAACCTTTGATCTCCACTTGACATCAAGAAAGCTTAAGTCTCCCATAACAATACTATTTTTCTCTCTAGTAACACAGAGACCTCAAACCCTACCCAAATCTGAATGTGGAGGTTTCTAATAGGATTCAAAGAAACCTTTTTATTTCCCCGTGTCAGTGGAGTGTTTGGAGGGTCATAGTACTGCTAATAAAGGACCTTGAGgtctcagggggaggaggaggttaTAGAGGAATGCCAAGCACCTTTTCCCATGTATATGTtcttgcacacacatgcatgggTTTGTAATTTGAAACTCTCTTTACTTCTGGACAGGCTTTGCAAACTGCTTAGACCACATTCTCTGAGGTGTTTAAAGAGGGTGGAGTATGCAGTATTTATTTAGGTACTCTACAAACCTTAATAAGAATCGAGTGCTTGTAGCAATCGCAGAGAGCAAACAGAAAGCCAGCTGGCAGAAACTGAACAGTGCCACTGCATTTTTATTGCTTctaacccccccaaaacagattattactaaaaaaaaaaatgtcttttttaatttcatttatctCTGATCCTGCATCAATTTGTCTACTGTGTGCAGCAGTATTATTAGCTGTACTCTATTTTTCAACTGGCtataaaaattcagcttttaaatttCCTCCTGGTCCAACTC contains:
- the LOC126034178 gene encoding cytochrome P450 2K4-like is translated as MAIQSLLQYVGSSLLLYLAAGLVALLYFLTSLKKSVCSLPPGPRPLPLIGNLNVVDLKKPFQSLTELSKIYGNVFTVYFGPRKAVVLAGYETIKDALLNHAEEFGERAEIPIFRKMTQGNGIAFSHGELWKTMRRFTLSTLRDFGMGRRTIEIRILEEVNSLIKYFESYHGKPFDTKMILNNAVSNVICSVLFGERFEYDDPVFLTLLKLINENTKLLGSPMVLLYNFYPSLGFLSGASKTVLQNVSELNAFLQKLFQEHKEEFNENNLTGFVDAFLMKQQQESKKPHTMFNNRNLLFSTLDLFAAGTETTSTTVRWGLLLMMKYPEIQRKIQEEMDHVIEPGELPKLEDRKKMPYTDAVIHEIQRFANIVPMGVSRSTPTDVNFQGYVIPKGTEIIPLLTSALNDELHWKTPDQFNPSHFLDADGNFIRREAFIPFSIGRRACLGEGLAKMELFLFFAGLLRKFVFQPAPGVDKSDLDLTADVGFTLNPMPHLVCAVPYE